CTTGATTCTGGGCGCCTTGGTACACCTGAAAGTAAACGACCAGGGCACTACCATTTCCTTTGAAACGTAGAACCACCTAAAGAATAACCTGACCCGCCGTTTTTAAGCTGATTTCGGGAAAACAGGCCAAAAACGAAATCCCATATGTCTACTCTACCTCTAGTTTGTCTGCTCACCTGTGAACACGCCGGGAATGAAGTTCCGCCAGAAACGGCACATATTTTTAAAGGCAAAGAAGAGGTTTTGTACACGCACAAGGCCATAGATCTGGGTGCTCATGTGTTGGCCAGGCACTTGGAGCGCGCCTTACATCTGCCTTTGTACGTGACCACCGTCACGCGCCTGCTGGTGGAGGCTAACCGGTCCCTGGACAGTGACGAGCTGTTTTCTAAGTTTTCAAAGAAACTGTCAGAAGCAGAGAAGCATCAAGTCCTGGAAGCCCATTACCATCCGCACAGAAACCAGGTGCTCAACCGCATAGAAGAAGAAATAGCCAAAGGTAACCGGGTGCTGCACCTAGCCGTGCATACGTTTACGCCTGCCCTGGACGGCGACGTACGCAAGGCTGACATTGGCTTGCTCTTTGACCCCGCCAAACCGTTAGAGAAGAAGATTGCCGGTCAATTTAAAACAGCCCTGGAGAAACAGAACCCTCAGCGACACATCCTCTACAATGATCCTTACCCTGGCACGGCAGATGGCTTCCCTACGTATTTAAGGAGCAAGTTGGAGAAAGACCAGTACGCCGGCTTTGAGCTAGAAGTAAACCAGAAGTTCTTCCTCTCCGGTGACCCAGACGCCTGGGAAACGGTTAAACAAGAAATAGGGGAAGCCCTGAAGACCGTCCTTCAGAAATACCAGGAAAAACGCCGCATCACCATCCGGAAGGCGGAATGAAAAGCGTCCTCGTTTTTGGCCTGTTTTCTAGGAAACAAGCTAAAAACGAGGACGCTACCTACATATTCTTAGACTTTTGCGAAAGCCTGCTCCATGTCATTGATGATGTCCTGCGGGTGTTCTACGCCCACGGAGATGCGCACCATGTTCTCGCCAATGCCCATGTGGGCGCGGTCTGCCAGTGAGATGTCTGAGTGGGTCATGGAAGCCGGATGTTCGGCCAGGGATTCGGTGCCGCCCAAGCTTACGGCTAATTTGATCAGGCGCAGGTGGTTTAGGAAGGTGAAGGCCTCTTTTTCGCCGCCACGAATGTCAAAGGAAATCATGGAGCCGGCGCTCAGGCACTGCTTTTCATAGATAGCCTGTTGGGCGGGATTGTCCTGCAAATCGCCCAGGTAATAGATGCGCTCTACTTTGGGGTGGTTCTTGAGGTAGTTGGCTACTTCTTCGGCGCCGCGGGCCTGGCACTCCATGCGTATTTTCAGGGTTTCCAGGCTTCGCATGAGCATCCAGCCGGTCCATGGGCTGGCCATGGAACCCATGAACGTGCGCATGCCTTTCACCGCCTTCATCAGTTCCATTGAACCAAGGCAAGCGCCGGCAATCAGGTCGCTGTGACCACCGATGTATTTGGTAGCCGAATAGATGAGCAGGTCTGCGCCGTGCTTGAGCGGGTGGGAGAACAGCGGCCCCAGAAAGGTGTTGTCTACGGCCACTAATACTTTCTTGTCTGCGGTGCTGTGTTTTTGGGCCAGTTGGGCGCAAGCTTCAATGTCTACCAGGTGGTTGGTGGGGTTGGCAGGCGTTTCCAGGTAAATCATGGCCAGGTTGCCGGCTAAGCCAGATTCTTCCAACAATGTTTCCACTTCAGAGGCCGTCATATTCGCTTGAAAGCCTAGGCTCTTAATCCCGAATTTGGGCAGGATGTTTTTGATGTAATAATCAGAACCGCCGTAGATGGGCTCACTGTGCAGGACCACGTCACCGGGCTTGAGCAGGGCCAGCAGCATGGTGGAGATGGCGGCCATACCACTGGCAAACACCGCAGCGTCCTCGGCGCCGTCCCAGAAGCGCAAGCGGTTTTCCAGAATCTCCAGGTCGGGGTTGTTGAGGCGGCTGTAGATGAGCCCCATTTGTTCTTCGGCCCCCTTCTCACGTAAGCCATACGCCAGTTCAAAGAAAGCCTTCCCTTCCTCGGCGTTCTTGAACACGAAGGTGGAGGTCTGATAGATAGGCGCCTTCACGGCCATCTCTGACCATTCTGGGTTGTAGCCATAGCTCATCATTAAACTTTCTGGGCGCAGGTGCTGGCCGTTGAGATGGGGGCCCTGATGGTCTTCTTCTAGTTGCATAGTAATAGATCTAAGTAGTGAATCTTGCTTAAAAACAGATCGAAACTGGGCGCTGACGCCTCCATTTTTACTGTTTGTACACGGGTAATGTGCTTACAACTTCACAAAGGCAGATTTCTTAGAACTGGCTTCTTCCCCTTCTGGCAGCAACCCGTTTGGCTGCCAGGTTTTGCAGTCTAAAAGGTAGTAAAATCTTTTGGGGTATGCTGCCTTGGTTTAGTAAAGTGCAACCAGGGTGTATGTTTAAAAGCGGTATTTAACTTATTGTTTTACAGTTGGTTTAAGGGTAAAATAAAATTCGGTTTTGACGTGTTTTCCATGAAATAGGTCAAAAACGAATAGTTGTTAGCGGGGTGGGGAGTGTCTACAATGTTGGTTGGCGTTAGGGGATTTGGAAACAACTGCAAAGGGAGCATAAAGGAACCCATTGCTCTTTTCTTTTGAGTGTACCAGTTGGTTTTGGGCATTCCCGAATAAATTACCTACTTGCGCCTTTAGGTTCTTGCAATGCAATCTTTACTTCAACAGCGCCTGGCGTTGAGCGTCTTTTTCTTTTTGTCTGGGTTCAATTTTGCGTCCTGGACTTCACGCATTCCTACCATCAAAGCCAACCTGCACTTGAATGAGGCCGAGCTGGGGACCATTCTGCTGGCCATGCCCGTGAGTTCCTTGATTGGCTTGCCTTTGTCGGGGTGGTTGGTCTCTAAGTTTGAAACCAGGATTCCGCTCACGGTGGGCTTTCTGCTCAACTCCCTCTGCATCTCGTTTATTGGTTTGGCGCATACACCCATTGCGCTCATCATGGCCTTGTTCCTGTTCTCGTTGAGCATGCGGGTGTATAACATTTCCATCAACACGCAGGCTTTGTCTTTGCAGAAGCAATCTGACCAGAAGTTCATAGGTTCTTTTCATGGGCTGTGGAGCACCGGCGGCATTGCGGGCATTGCGTTTACTACCTTATTGGTAAAGCTGGAAGTGCCCATGGTGCCGCATTTGGTCATGGTGTCTGTGGTGGCCCTGGCAGCTACCCTCTACTTTTCCAGAAACCTGCTGCGCAACGACGTGGCCCCTTCTGGTGAGAAGAAAGGCCTGAGAAAACCCGATGCTTATTTGATGTACCTGGGCCTGCTGGTGTTCTTTGCGGCAGTGTGTGAGGGCGGCATGTTTGACTGGAGCGGCATTTACTTTCAGCAGGTGGTGAAGGAAGAAGTATTCACGGCCGGGTACCTCATTTTCATGACCTGCATGGCCGCCTCCAGGTTTATGTCTGATAAAATCATTGACCGGCTGGGCATGGCCAATACCTACCTCATGAGCGGGCTCTTCATCTTTTGTGGCATTGCCCTGGCCGTGCTTTTTCCCAGCTACTGGCCGGCCATGATCGGGTTTTCCATGGTAGGGTTCGGGACGGCCGCGGTCATTCCCATGACCTATACCTTGGCCGGGGCCTCCAAAACGTATTCGGCGGGCATCGCCATTTCGTTTATCGTCACCTTTGGGATAGTGGGGATGTTGTTGGGGCCGCCCATGATTGGGTATCTGGCCCACGCCTTCAGCCTCAAGGCCTCGTTTGCCGCCTTCGCCGTTTCTGGCCTGATGCTGCTGCCTATTTCCAGGTTGTTTTTTCAGCTACAGCGAAAAGCAGCTCCGCAACCTTAACTCGTTATTAGGCTGTTTCCCAGAAAATAGGCCAAAAACGGATAACATGCTTTTCCCAGAAATCATAGCGTAGGTGCACGGATTAATTGTGACCATACAAGAGAAGCACCTCCATAAAAAGTAATCGTCCGTCCTCCCGAGCAAACAAGGGAGCTCCTGCCGGGTCAAAGTACGCATAACGTAAAGCCAGCAGGCGGATCTTACAAAAAAAGACTCGCCTGCTGGCTGTAAAGAAGAGGGGGAAGGATGTTATTTCTGGCCGAGGACTACAAATTCCTGCACCAGCAGAGTGTCTGTGGCCTTCAACAGAGCTACCCCGGCTGCATTAAACTTGTTTGACACCAGGCTGCTGTTGAGCGAGTAGCTGTTTTGGTCTCCACTTTTTAGAGTATGGGCCATTTTATGAAGGTGCAGTTCTTCTCCTTGTAGCGACGCTATGATCTGGGCTTTGGTGGTGTAAGAAGACGTAACTCCTGAACTGGTAGGCAGGGTAACTTCATTGTACCTGAGCGGTTGGTGCTTCATGATGCCATTGGCAATTTTAACCGAATGTGTTTGACTGGGGGAAAGAATGGTAGACTCCTGTCTGGACGTCAATACCAGATCAGCATCTTTCTGCACCACCTCGTACTTCTCGCTTTTAGGAACCGTCTTTATCTCTGCTTCCTGTGCCTGCAGGAACGTCACCTGCTC
The nucleotide sequence above comes from Nibribacter ruber. Encoded proteins:
- a CDS encoding N-formylglutamate amidohydrolase, whose translation is MSTLPLVCLLTCEHAGNEVPPETAHIFKGKEEVLYTHKAIDLGAHVLARHLERALHLPLYVTTVTRLLVEANRSLDSDELFSKFSKKLSEAEKHQVLEAHYHPHRNQVLNRIEEEIAKGNRVLHLAVHTFTPALDGDVRKADIGLLFDPAKPLEKKIAGQFKTALEKQNPQRHILYNDPYPGTADGFPTYLRSKLEKDQYAGFELEVNQKFFLSGDPDAWETVKQEIGEALKTVLQKYQEKRRITIRKAE
- a CDS encoding cystathionine gamma-synthase family protein, which translates into the protein MQLEEDHQGPHLNGQHLRPESLMMSYGYNPEWSEMAVKAPIYQTSTFVFKNAEEGKAFFELAYGLREKGAEEQMGLIYSRLNNPDLEILENRLRFWDGAEDAAVFASGMAAISTMLLALLKPGDVVLHSEPIYGGSDYYIKNILPKFGIKSLGFQANMTASEVETLLEESGLAGNLAMIYLETPANPTNHLVDIEACAQLAQKHSTADKKVLVAVDNTFLGPLFSHPLKHGADLLIYSATKYIGGHSDLIAGACLGSMELMKAVKGMRTFMGSMASPWTGWMLMRSLETLKIRMECQARGAEEVANYLKNHPKVERIYYLGDLQDNPAQQAIYEKQCLSAGSMISFDIRGGEKEAFTFLNHLRLIKLAVSLGGTESLAEHPASMTHSDISLADRAHMGIGENMVRISVGVEHPQDIINDMEQAFAKV
- a CDS encoding MFS transporter, producing the protein MQSLLQQRLALSVFFFLSGFNFASWTSRIPTIKANLHLNEAELGTILLAMPVSSLIGLPLSGWLVSKFETRIPLTVGFLLNSLCISFIGLAHTPIALIMALFLFSLSMRVYNISINTQALSLQKQSDQKFIGSFHGLWSTGGIAGIAFTTLLVKLEVPMVPHLVMVSVVALAATLYFSRNLLRNDVAPSGEKKGLRKPDAYLMYLGLLVFFAAVCEGGMFDWSGIYFQQVVKEEVFTAGYLIFMTCMAASRFMSDKIIDRLGMANTYLMSGLFIFCGIALAVLFPSYWPAMIGFSMVGFGTAAVIPMTYTLAGASKTYSAGIAISFIVTFGIVGMLLGPPMIGYLAHAFSLKASFAAFAVSGLMLLPISRLFFQLQRKAAPQP